CCCGCACCCCCGACGCACAGTCGCTCACCGTTCACCCCCTCCCTCTCTCTTTATCAAATCTCCAGGCTACAACTACCTTTAGCGAGAATGAAGATTCTTAAGTCgcagcgcgtcctcgccgtccctgagggcgtcgaggtgagCCTCAAGGCTCGCAAGATCACTGTGAAGGGCCCCCGCGGCACCCTGTCTAGGGACTTCACCCACGTTCCCCACGTCGACATGGTCTACGACAAGGAGAACAACCAGATCGTGTGCACCATGTTCTTCTCCACCAGGAAGCGCCTCTCCTCCCTCCGCACCGTGACCTCCCACATGTCCAACTGCTTCGACGGTGTCACCAAGGGTTTCAGGTACAAGATGCGCGCGGTGTATGCGCACTTCCCCGTGAACCTCAACATCGGCAACAAGGGCGAGAAGATCGAGATCCGCAACTTCCTC
The genomic region above belongs to Micromonas commoda chromosome 4, complete sequence and contains:
- a CDS encoding ribosomal l9-like protein (This model contains ribosomal protein L6 domains.) — its product is MKILKSQRVLAVPEGVEVSLKARKITVKGPRGTLSRDFTHVPHVDMVYDKENNQIVCTMFFSTRKRLSSLRTVTSHMSNCFDGVTKGFRYKMRAVYAHFPVNLNIGNKGEKIEIRNFLGEKRTRTCVMAEGVTIKRDDAVKDGLVLEGNDIDNVSKSAALIHMSCLVKKKDIRKFLDGFYVSEKGVISDE